The sequence CAGGACTAAATAAAGAGAAGCAAGGATTGTCCCTGAGGCCGATGGCCAGCAGGTCCCGGAATTTTCCATTGGACGTGACGGAAAGCGCTCCCTGTGTCTTGCCGTGAAACGAGTTCGAAAAATAGAGAATCGGTTCCCGCCTCGTCTTCCTGCGAGCGATCTTTACCGCCACTTCGACCGCTTCGGCGCCAGTCACCGCCCCCATGATGGAGGCTTCGGGAAACGGCAGAAAATGCGCCAGCCTGGCGATCATCTCATGTCGGAAAGGATTGTCGATGTTCCAGCCAGTATGGATCAGTTTTTCGGCTTGAGAGGTTAGCGTTGCAACGATGTCTGGATGCTGGTGCCCTAAATTGACGGCGCCGCTGCCGCCTGTCATATCTAGAAAGGATTGGCCGCGTTCATCAAATAAGTGACAATCAAGCCCCCTGACGATGACAGGTGCGCCGACTTGATGGCGCGACACGGATATGGATAATGCCTCTTGATAGGAACCGATTTCATTTTCCGGAAAAACATTCAGCATCTGATACCTCCTGCTCCAGCAAATAAATGCCCACAGAGCCCAAGGACGACCTTGAAAGCGGGACATTCGTCCCATCCGTTCGCTAGCTTTATTGCAAAATCACCCTAACACATAAAATTACCTTAATACATTAGAATCATTAAAACATTAAGTAATGTAAACATATTACAAATTATTTAACAAAAAAAACCAACGCTGACGGGGGTTGGTTATGGCCGCGTGAAAGAGGTTTTGAGTCCTCAGCGCATAGGGGATTACCATATCAATTGATTTTTTCTAACTAAGAAGTACAGCACGTTCCAGGAATTGGGAAAATTGAAGAAAAAGGTTCTTTTCCACATGGACACCTATCCATTCAAGCCCACTGGCCGTCGTTTTAGCAATTTCCCCTGTCGTCCTTGTACCTGCCCATCCTCGTAACTCACCACACCGTTAACCACCACCAGATCGATGCCCGGCGCTTGTCGGCAGGGATCGCTGTAAGTTGCAACGTCCTCAATCCGCGCCATATCCACCAGGGTTAAATCGGCAAATGCCCCTTCGCGCACAACGCCGCGATCTTGCAAACGAAAGCGGGCCGCCGGCATGCAGGTCATCTTGCGCACCGCTTCGGCGAGCTTGAACAATTGCAGATCGCGGCAGTAGTGCGCCAGCACGCGAGGGAAAGTGCCCCATAGCCGCGGGTGAGGATTAGGATCGGCCGGCAAACCGTCAGAACCAATCATTGAAAGTGGATGGGCAAGGATCTTGCGTACATCCTCTTCACTCATCATATGGTAAATCGCCCCGGCCGGACGCAGGCGCTCAGTCGCTTGCCACTGGTCTATGCCCCATTGCGCGGCAATCTCCTGCAGTGTCTGTCTGGCCATCTCCGGATGCGGCTCCGACCAGGTGATGTAGATCTCCATTTTTCCGTCGACGCGCCAGGCGTCAAGCGTGGTGGAACTGGCCGAGTACGGATAGCAATCGCAGTTGCATGACTGCTTACTGGCGGCTTTTTCCAGCGCGGCCAGCGCCAACGGAGCACGGCCCCAGTTGCCCGCACCGGCGCACTTAAGATGTGAGATCACCAGAGCTGCTCCGGCATTGCGCGCGGTAGTGAACGACTCCTCCAACGAGTCCAGTAGACCGTCGTGCTCATTACGCATATGGGTGGTATACAGCGCTCCGTACTCACCGACGATATCCACCAGAGGCTGTATCTCCGACGGCGGCGCCAGTTTAGCGTTGGTATAAGCCAATCCGGAGCTGAGACCGATAGCGCCAGACTCAAGGGCGTCTTGCAGCGCCGAGCACATTTGCTCCAGTTCTCCGGTCGTCGCCGGGCGATCGAATTGTGCCATAACGTTAGCTCGCAGCGCGGTATGGCCGATCAACGCCGCCACGTTAACACTCGGGCATGCGAGCTCAACCGCATAGGCATAATGCTGAAAGGTCGGATAGACAAATGCCTCCTGCGCTCCCAGCAAGTTCATCGGATCCGGCGGCGTGCCCGGTAAACTTACCGGTGAAGCGCTGATGCCGCAATTGCCGACGATCACCGTGGTAACTCCCTGCGAAATCTTGGCGAGCATCTCCGGGTGATGAATGACATTGGTGTCATCGTGGGTGTGGACGTCAATAAAACCCGGCATCAGGCAGCGCCCGTTGCCGTTGATCACTCGCTGAGCAGCCTGACCATCGAGATTGCCGATGGCGACAATCCGATCGCCGACAATCGCGACGTCAGAGACATACGGCTCAGCACCGCTGCCATCAACCACCGTGACTGCGCGGAACAGCAAATCAAACGCCATAGTCAGATCCTCCGGCCTGAGGCGAAATCCCAGCCTTTACCTGGAACCGCATCCATCAATTGTTGAGTATAGGGATGCCGCGGCGACGCCAGCACATCGGCTGCCGCTCCGTACTCGATCACCTCGCCGTGCTGCATCACCAGCACGTCGTCGCACAGCTGTGCCGCCACCCGCAGATCGTGAGTGATAAATAAAATGGCGACGCCCAGCCGACGCTGGATGTCGTCGAGCAATTGCAGTACTTGTGCCTGCACAGAGACGTCGAGCGCCGACACCGCTTCATCGGCGACGATCACGTCCGGCTCCATCGCCAGCGCACGGGCAATGGCGATACGTTGCCGCTGTCCACCGGAAAATTGATGCGGGAAACGATCAATGGCGTCAGCTGGCAGTCCGACTAGCTCCAGCAGTTGCTGACCACGTGCCCAGGCCTGAGCATAAGAGACGCCATGGTTCATCGGGCCTTCCACTAAGCTGTTGCCAATGCTGATGCGCGGATTGAGCGAACGGTTAGGGTCCTGGAAGACCATCTGGATGCGTTTGCGATGAGGTTTGAGCCCGGCGGTAGAGAGTTCGGAAATATCGTTACCGGTGATGCGTATCGCCCCTTCGTCAGGCGTCAGCAGGCGCATCACACAACGCGCCATCGTCGACTTGCCGGAACCGCTTTCGCCGACAATACCCAACGTGCGGCCGCGCTTAAGGCTGAATGTCACGTCATGCAACGCACGCGTGCCCTCGCGCCGCTTGCCGAACCAGCTCAGTGCGCCACCTTTGGGAGGGTAGATTTTGCCCAGTTCAACAACATCAAGGACGACCTGCGCGCTGGTCGCCTGGCGCGCGGGCCTTGGCGCCAAGCTAGGCACCGCAGCCAGAAGGGCTTTGGTATAATCCTCACTCGGTTGCGACAGTACCTGCTGCAAGGCGCCGCATTCGACGATATTTCCCTGGCGCATCACGCAGACGCGATCGGCGATATCCACCACTACTCCCATATCGTGGGTGATAAACAACACCGCGGTACCGTGCTTTTGCTGTAGTTCGCGGATCAATTTGAGGATCTGTTGCTGCGTGGTTACGTCCAGCGCGGTGGTCGGCTCATCAGCAATCAACAGGCGAGGTTCGAGCACCAGTGCCATCGCGATCATAATACGCTGGCGCTGGCCGCCGCTAAGCTGATGCGGATACGCACCATAGACGCGGTTAATATCCGGCAGATGCGTCTGCGCCAGAGCATCCATCACCCGAGCATGACGTTCCCCTGCGCTGAGACCAGTGTGCGTTTGCAGCACCTCATCGATCTGCCGTCCCACCGTCAGCACCGGGTTAAGGGCGGTCATCGGTTCCTGGAAAATCATCGCCATACGGCTGCCACGCAGTGCCTTGAGTCGTCCATTACTGACCCGCAAAACGTCTTCGCCATCCAGCAGAATACGTCCACTCGCAACCCTGAGCGCGCCTTTCGGCAGCAGGCCAAGCATCGCCAGCGATGTCACCGACTTACCCGAACCGCTTTCACCGACTAGGCACAGTGTCTCCCCGGCGCGAATGCTGAAGGAGATATCCTGCAAAATCGGCGCACCTTGCGCGGTGTTCACAGACAGGCAATCCACACGCAGGATATCGTTTTGTTGTTCGCTCATTCGCCGCCCCTTTTCTTCAGCCGCGGATCGAGGGCATCGCTGACCACATCGCCCAACAGGTTAATCGACAAAATACACAGAGAAAGAACCAGACCCGGCCACAGCACCAGAGAGGGTTTAAGCTGGAAGTAGACGCGGCCTTCGGAAATAATGTTTCCCCAGGTCGGAATTTCAGTACCGATGCCCGCGCCGAGAAATGACAGAATCGCTTCGGTCAGGATCGCCGATGCACAAATATAGGTACTCTGTACAATCAATGGCGCCAGTGTATTAGGCATCAGATGTCGGGTGAGAACCTTAAAGGTAGAGGTCCCCGTTAACACTGCGGCCTCTACGTAAGGCTCTTCACGCGCCGACAACACACGAGAGCGCACCAAACGAACGACCTGCGGTATCTCCGGCACCATAATCGCCACCATCACCGTCCAGATGCCCGAGCTGCTCAACGAAACGATGGCAATCGCCAGTAAGATGCCGGGGATCGCCATCAGGCCATCCATCACCCGCATCAACACAGCATCCAACCCGCGAAAGTATCCCGCCAACAACCCCAACGGCAGGCCAATCAGCACGCTCATCGCCGTGACTCCCAGGCCGACAATCAGTGAGATACGCGCGCCATAGACAATGCGCGAAAACAGATCGCGGCCATAGGCGTCGGTACCCAACCAAAACTCCTCGCCAGGCGGCCTGAGGCGAAATGCCGGCGACAGAGCCAGCGGATCGTGACTGGCGATCCAGGGCGCAAATATTGCCATGCCGACGATCAGCATCAGGATGACCAATGCAATGGCCGACATCAGCGGAATGCGAGGCAGTTTTACCAAACGACGCCGAGGTGTCGGCAAGATCGCAGAAACAGGTTTGCTCATGCCATCCCCTTAATAACGAATCCGCGGATCGCTCAGCGCGTACGACAGGTCGATCAGCAGATTGATGATGACATACACCCCGCTGGTCAGCAGGATCATGCCCTGGATCACCGGGTAGTCACGAGCCAGCACCGCATCGACAATCAACCGCCCCAACCCCGGGATATTAAATACGCTTTCGGTCACCACCACGCCGGAGATCATCAGCGCGAAACCGGTGCCGATCACCGTCAGGATCGGGATCATCGAATTTCGCAGGGCATGGCGGAACAGCACATGGATCTCCGGCAATCCTTTAGCCCGGGCGGTGCGAATATAGTCTTCGCCTAACACTTCCAGCACGCTGGCGCGGGTCATCCGCGCCACTAGAGCGATATAGACCGAAGACAACGTCAATGCCGGTAAGATAATGCGCTGAACGAACGGCCAGATCCCATTGGTGATGCTGCTAAACCCCTGTACCGGCAACCATTTCAATTCGATGGCAAACAGGGTGATCAGCAGGTAGCCAATCACAAACACCGGTACTGAGAACCCCAGCACCGACGAAGACATCACCAGATTGTCGATCCAACTGCCATGTTTCCACGCCGCCAGCACACCAAGCGGCACCGAGATCAGGATGGTGAAGGAAATCGCCACCAGCGCCAGGCTCAGGGTCGGTTCCAGGCGCTGGCCAATCATGGTCAGCACCGGCGTCTGGGCCATAAGGGAAGTGCCGAAGTCGCCATGCAACAACTGCGAGATCCAGACAAAAAATTGCTGATACAACGGCTGGTTCAATCCCAGACTTTCACGAATCGCTTCCAGCTGCTGTGGGGTCGCCATGTCGCCAGCAATGATCGCCGCCGGATCCCCCGGCGACAACCGCAGCAACAGGAAGACAAACAGCGCCACCACCAGCATCACCGGGATGGCCGCCAGTACGCGGCGAATGAAGTAACCAGACACAGGCACCTCCGGCAGTAGTCTTTGCCCGACAATTAGTCGCTTTTCTCGACGTTCCAGAACACCGTAGAGGGGCCGGTCAGTAAGTGGCTGATATGTCTGCTCCACACCGCCACATCATAGAATTGCCCCAGCGGAATGTAGTTGACCTGATCCATTGCTCGCTTCTGGATCTCGACGGCAATCTCTTTCTGCCTTGCCGGATTGGTCGCGGTGGCGAAATCCACTTTTAGCTGATTCATCTGTGGGTCGGTCGGCCAGCCAAACCATGCGCCCTTGCGTCCGCCACCATCAAGCATCGGATTGACCACCGGGTTCCAGATGGTTTCAGCATTCCAGTAAGTGAAGAACAGGTTCCAGCCGCCCTGTGACGGCGGGTTCGGATTGGCCCGACGCGACACCAGGGTCTGCCAGTCCATCGGTTGCAAATCCACTTTAAAACCGGCCTTGCGCAGCGCCTGAGCCGCGACCACCGGTTGTGACGCCTGACTCGGCACGTCGGTCGGCTGCATGATCACCACCGGCGTACCGTCGTAACCGGCTTTCTTCAGCAGTGCGTTGGCCGCTTCAAGATTACCGCCGTTAAGCAGCGACTCTCCGCCAGCCTGGCTTTCCAGAGCCGTGCCGCAGCCGAATACCGACGCGCATAGCTTGAAGTACTGCGGGTTGCCCACCAGCGCATCGAGCACATCTTTCTGGTTCATCGCCAACAAGGCGGCGCGACGGATGTCAGGGTTGTCAAATGGCGGATAAAGAAAGTTCATCCGTCCACCGGTCATCGAACCCAGTTTGCTCAAGGTGCCGAACTTGAGATTCGGATCGGCCTGCACCATCGGCAGCAGATCGATTGGCAGCTGTTCGATAAAGTCGATGTCGCCGGATGATAACGCATTGATTGCCATCATCCGGTCCGGCATGTTGATCCATTCGACGCGATCAACCTTCACCACCTTGCCGCCCACGGTGCCGCTGGCCGGCTCTTTGCGCGGCACGTATTGCTGGAATTTTTCGTAAACCACGCGATTACCGGGATCAAATTCACTGGCGACAAACTTATACGGACCGGAACCGGTGTAGTCAGCGATCATTTTGCCGTCCGGCGTGTTGGCCACCCGCTCTGGCATCATAAATGCCGCAACCGACGAAGGCTTCGCCAGCAGTTGCAGCACATAGCCGAAGGGTTTAGCCAGCTTCAGGGTGATAGTTTTATCATTGGTGGCAGTAATGCTGTCGGTGTACTTCATCATCAGTTGGCCGCCGACATCGTAGCGCGCCCAGCGTTTGAGAGAGGCGACACAATCGGCGGCGGTCACCGGTTTGCCGTCATGCCATAGCAGACCGTCGCGCAGGGTAAAGGTGTAAGTCAGAGCATCCGGCGAAACGGTCCATTCGGCCATTTGCGGCTTAGGCGCCAGCTCTTCGTCCATGCCAATCAGGGTGTCGTAAATCATATAGCCGTGATTACGGGTGATCTGCGCCGTTGTCGCGATCGGGTCCAGCACGCGCAATGAAGATGACATCACCGCACGCAACGTTTTCTCCGCCGCCATAGCGGACGGGGAGGTGATGGCGGCGCTCAGGCCGATCGAAAGCAGACAGGCGATCAAAAAACAGGACGGATATAGTTTCATTGTTAACACTCCAGTAAATAGCAAACCCTGGTGTCGGGAATTGCGGTGTGTGCAATGTAATGTGGCAATGTTGGATGCCCGAAACCGCAGTCGAAGATCGTAATTTTCACCTCATTTTCAGCGATAAATTCACCACTCAGATATACGTGCGCATGGCTCGATATCTCCGGGTTAGGGACGTTCAACGCCGGTCTGACGGGTAATAATGCCGTAGTGTTCGATGCGTCGGTGACGGGCGAAGTTGAAGATGGTGTTCTTGCCAAACCGGCACAGATCCATGTCGCAACGGTGGGAAATCAGCTCATCGCCCCGCCCGCTGGCTCTGGCCACCACAAAACCGTTGGGATCAACAATCACGCTACCGCCCATCAGTGGGAATCCATCCTCTACCCCGGCCTTCGCCACCCCTACCACCCAGGTAGCGTTCTGGTAAGCGCCAGCCTGCATGCAGAGTTCGGAATGGAACAGCCGTTGCGTTTCACCTTCCTCAGGTTGCTGTGAATTGACTGAAGGCGTGTTGTAGCCCAGAGTGATCAGCTCAACGCCCTGTAACCCCATAACACGATAGGTTTCTGGCCAGCGGCGGTCGTTACAGATGCACATGCCCATCACCGCACCCTGATTTTCCCAGGTCGGAAAACCAAGATCGCCAGGTTCGAAATAGCGTTTTTCCAGATGCTGAAAATCACGATGCGGGTCGAACTCAACATGCCCCGGCAGATGCACCTTGCGGTATTTTCCAACGATGTTGCCTTGGCGATCGGTAACGATTGAGGTGTTGTAGTGATGCCCATCGGGGGTCAGTTCGGCGTAACCAAAGGTTATGGCAATACTATGCTCGCGGGAAAAATCGAATAATGGACGCGTCACGCCACTCGGCATTTCGCGCTCGAACCAGCTATCGACTTCGCGCTGATCTTCCATATACCAACGTGGAAAAAACGTCGTCAGGGCCAGCTCAGGGAACACCACCAGTTCACATCCTTGCTGCCGCGCCTGTTCCAGTAATGCCAGCATCCGCTGGACCACACACTCTCTTGAGTCGTTTTTTTGGATCGCTCCCAACTGGGCCCCGCCAATTACGATTTCGCGCATGCGCTATTCCTCCACCAGGCCGACCCGATGCCGGCAACCCTTTTTGCATTGCTTAGGGTCATTGTGGGAGGTTCAGAGCGCTATGTCGTATACCAATATGTGGTCCTTGCTTAACCTGAAGTTAATCCATATTGAACAGGTGAAAGCCGCCCGCGGCCAACGTGCTGCGCAGATGCTCGATAAACACCTGCGCAAATTGCGCCAGAGGTTCATGCCGCAAATGCACCAGGCTGATGGTCAGGCGTTCTTCGTTAAGTATCGGCAGTACCGCCATACGCTCTGCACCCGATGCACGGAAGGAAATTTCATCAACCACCGAAAAACCGGTGCCATTTTTCACCAGCGCGCAGGCATGGTGCGGGGAATCGACATCAATACTCGGCCGATACGGCAATCCCACCCGTTCGAAAGCCTGCTTCATAAAACTGTGGAATGGGGTATCGGCGGAATAACCGATAAACGGCATCTCCGCCAGCGCATCTGGTAATTCGTTTGCCGGTATCCGGGTCAAAGGATGATCCGCGGGACACACCACCATCCCCCGGATATAGCTCAGCGGGACGGCGCGTAAGTTGGGATGATCAATAGGAAACAGAGAAATGCCAAGATCCGCCTGCTGGTCAAGCAACCGTTCCCGTAACAGCATATGACGTAAACACTCCAGGCTGACGAGGATATCTTCGTTGCACTGCCGGAAAGCACCGATGGCGTCTGGCACCAATTGATGCCCCAGACTGGGGCTGCTGGCAATGCGCAGCACACCGTGGCGCTGCTGCACCAGGTTGTGAAGCGTAGTGTTAACCCGCTGGATATCACGGTACACCGACTCAACGTCATTGAACAGGCAGCGCGCCTCCGGCGAAGGATATAGTCGCCCCTTAACCCGTTCGAACAACTGGAAGCCAATACGCGCCTCGGTGTGGGAGAGCATCCGACTGACCGCTGGCTGAGACACATACAAAAGTTGCGCGGCGCCGTTGATCGAACCGGTGATCATGACCGCCCGAAATACTTCAATCTGACGCAGATTAAGTAACTGCATTCGATTTACCTCCGAGGAATGAACGGCGTGCACATAACCACCCATGCTTAACACCAGGTTATAGGGTGTTAGCAATTAGTATGCCAAGGACATAAGCACAGCGAAAATTGCGCTGACAGCGGGGAAATGGTCCAGCAATAATATAATTCACCCGTGTTTTATCGGAGCCTTTACTGTGACCGTTTCACAAACCATCCTGCCCGTCTTTCTGTTGATCATCCTGGGATATATTCTGGCCCTCCGGGGGACGCTCGATCCCCATGCCAACAAGGTGCTGGGCGGTCTGGCTTTCAAGCTGTTTATGCCGATGGTTCTGTTTACGGGGATGGTTAACGCGCCGCTGCACGATGGCCTGAACATCAGGATCTTGGCGGCCTATTTCGTTCCGGCGCTATTTATTTTCGCCGTGGTCAACCTGTTCGCCCACCGCAGCGTGGGACATCCGACCCCTTTCGGCCTGACCGCCTCCTTTTCCAACAATGCCCTGATCGGCCTGGCAATGGTGGGCGGGCTGTATGGCAACGCCGGTCTGGTGTTGCTGTTTACCGTACTCGCCGTACACAGCCTGCTGCTGTTCAGCTTTCAGAGCCTGTATAGCTGTCTCGCCGGTAGCGTACCCTTTAAGCCCGGTGTTCTGGTAGCCAGCCTCGCCAACCCGATGATCGTCGGATTGCTGTTGGGAACGGCGGTTAATCTGTCGGGCCTGATACTGCCGGACTGGAATATGAAACTGGCAACCTGGCTGGCGCAAGCGGCATTACCCTGTGCGCTGATCGTTCTTGGCGCCAATCTCTCCGGCTATCGACTTCGCCCTGACGCCCATGTGGTCGGCATCACCGTCGCCAAACTGGCCGCCATGCCGCTGCTGGTTCTGCTGGTATGTATACTGCTGGGCATTAGCGGCATGCCACGCGGGGTGTTGGTGCTGATGGCCGCCAATCCCTCCGGCGTCAACGTGCTGGGATTTTCGCGCTCGCAGCAAGACAGCCAGATTATCAGTTCGGCCATTTGTCTGACGACGTTATTGTCGATAGCAACCATTCCACTATGGATATGGATCAATAGCCTGCTTTGACCTACCGCGATACCCACGCCAGCCCCTGTGCCTCGCGACATTGGCAATCTACTGCCTCAGCTCATTTCCGTGCGGTCTTTTGGGCTCAGGATGTAAGTAAAAGAGGACATGAGGCGTGGGTGATCAACCTTCCTGGATGCGGTAGATCTGATAACTATGAAGAAATGACCGGTAATCATGAAAAAATGGCGATGAGAAAATCTGGACTGGTAGGACCGTACTTCTAAAGCCATCACAGCCGCCCATGCAAGTGGCCGGACGCTGAAAATTTTAAGATCTCATCTTCGCAATAGCGCCAGAGAAAATAAAAGCAATAAGGGCCAATCAATAGGCCCTTAAAAAAAGATCTTTATCAGGAAATAAAATTCGCACCTTGCTTTAATACCACATCACAGGCCTTGGTTTTTACCTTTTCGGCCAGTGGCGTATTCCCGATGCTATTCAGATTCAACTGTTTTCCGTCGCTGGTATTCAGAAGACCAGCCAACCCTTGCGTATAGTCGGTCTGTTGCTGTTTCTCCTGCTGGGAAGAAAGACCAAGCTTATCCAATAATTGGTTTTTAACGTTTTCGGTATTGGTTGCTGAAACCAGTTTTTGTTCCACACAGTATTGCAGAATCCCGGCAGCGTTGTTCATATTGCCGGCACTCAGCGTCTGATTGCCGCCGTTGAGCAGCCCTGCCAATCCACTCTGGCTTGCGGATGAAGAGCTATTCTGACCTAATTGACCCATCGCACTGGAAAGCGAATCCTGCAAACTTGCCGCCTGAACGTAGCCTGCCATCATAAAAATTGCCAAACCAACGGTACTCGCTACGCCTCTGATTGATTTCATCACTCTTTTACTCTCTATCTGACCGATATACTGAAAAAATACAGCGTAGTATGTTACTTAAAAAGCAGAAAGCTCTGCATTTTGCATATTCTGCCAAATTGGCTGGTTCGCCTGTCTATGGCGATCCGGCAGGGGAGGATTTATCCTCACCGGTTTTGGTAACTCCCGGTCTGCAAACCCTGTCTGGATCGCCGCCATCAGAGAGACGTTCAGTTTCCAGGCGTGCGCGCATTAAGGTACTCCATCATTTACACAAGCCTCACCGCGGGGCGATTACTCATCCTTTTGTCCCAAAGAGCCATAGAGTTTCGGGTTCGCCTTGCCGATAGTTGATTAAAGTTTCACCGACGACGGGAAGAGTATGGAAGTCAATTCATTGAGTACATCTATAGTAACCTGGCAGAGCAAACTGACCACCGCCGGCCAATCTGCCGCCGACAAACTTCAACTCACGGTGCTGGAAGACAGCAACGCGGCCAGTGCCGCCATGGACGCCGAACGCCCATCGGTGAAAGACACCTCCACGCCGCAAGACCCAGGCAATTTCAGCCTCTACCGGCAAGGCGGGCGACCGCAAGATCCCAACGTGCTGTTGCGCTCCGCCAACGAGATCTTTGGCGATGCCCAGGCCGCGTTAAGCAAGGTTCAATCCGCCTACAACAATGTCGTCGAGCGCCTTGCCGCAAGTAATCCCGAACTCGCCGACAAGGACTTTGGTTTCAGCGTCGCGCGGATGGACGACTTATCCTGACGTCCACTGGCGATCTCTCAGACAAACAGGCCAAACAAGTAAGCGATGCGCTTAATGCATCAAGGCCCCTGATTGCCGCCGCCGACCGCTATGCGCAGTTGCACATCGAGATGGTCGAGTCGGACAATGTTTTTATGTACGGAAAATTTCATCTCGATCTGGATAACTATGCCCAGACCATTGATATCGGCAAGGAGCTCCGGGCGATCGATAAATTTCCCCGCAGGCTAATAAAATGAGCGCCGTAAGTAGGGCTTCCCACCAAATTGGCGCTGCCGGCCGATACGACGGGCTGCGTCGATCAGGGCGGCGACGGCGGGCGTTTCCTCGCGCGCAAACGCATAGAAGCGCGCCGCGGGCAGCGCCGGCCATTGTCCGTCCGGGCCCAATTCCCTCAGGCCTTCACGTAGCTGGCTGCGGGCGATAACGGTGACGGCAAAGCCCGATAAGGCGGCCGACAAACAGCCCGCCATGCTGCCGCTTTCGAACACGATGCGCCATGGCCGTTCCGTCTTGCCCAGCGCGGCGATGGCGGATTCCCGGTAGATGCACGGCTCGGGAAACAGCGCCAGCGGCAGCGCCGCCGCGCTCTCCGGCGTCTGGTCGGCGGCGTAGGCCCAGACCAGCGGCTCCTCCCACAGCAGTTCGCCTATTCCGTCCACGCGGCTGCACTGTTTGCCGAAGACCAGATCGATGCGGCCATGTTCCTGC comes from Brenneria nigrifluens DSM 30175 = ATCC 13028 and encodes:
- a CDS encoding LysR substrate-binding domain-containing protein, with protein sequence MQLLNLRQIEVFRAVMITGSINGAAQLLYVSQPAVSRMLSHTEARIGFQLFERVKGRLYPSPEARCLFNDVESVYRDIQRVNTTLHNLVQQRHGVLRIASSPSLGHQLVPDAIGAFRQCNEDILVSLECLRHMLLRERLLDQQADLGISLFPIDHPNLRAVPLSYIRGMVVCPADHPLTRIPANELPDALAEMPFIGYSADTPFHSFMKQAFERVGLPYRPSIDVDSPHHACALVKNGTGFSVVDEISFRASGAERMAVLPILNEERLTISLVHLRHEPLAQFAQVFIEHLRSTLAAGGFHLFNMD
- a CDS encoding AEC family transporter encodes the protein MTVSQTILPVFLLIILGYILALRGTLDPHANKVLGGLAFKLFMPMVLFTGMVNAPLHDGLNIRILAAYFVPALFIFAVVNLFAHRSVGHPTPFGLTASFSNNALIGLAMVGGLYGNAGLVLLFTVLAVHSLLLFSFQSLYSCLAGSVPFKPGVLVASLANPMIVGLLLGTAVNLSGLILPDWNMKLATWLAQAALPCALIVLGANLSGYRLRPDAHVVGITVAKLAAMPLLVLLVCILLGISGMPRGVLVLMAANPSGVNVLGFSRSQQDSQIISSAICLTTLLSIATIPLWIWINSLL
- a CDS encoding DUF2501 domain-containing protein — translated: MKSIRGVASTVGLAIFMMAGYVQAASLQDSLSSAMGQLGQNSSSSASQSGLAGLLNGGNQTLSAGNMNNAAGILQYCVEQKLVSATNTENVKNQLLDKLGLSSQQEKQQQTDYTQGLAGLLNTSDGKQLNLNSIGNTPLAEKVKTKACDVVLKQGANFIS
- a CDS encoding LysR family transcriptional regulator; its protein translation is MEILPAAEGQLLDIVLLRTFLEVVNSGSFAAAAERLALTPSAVSGHIKRLEQATGSILLARTTRRLELTLAGETLCTYGRNILDLECEARAKLRGAPLRGRLRVGASEDFAAAWLPQALQRFRVSHPQATIELKVGITADLLRQQEHGRIDLVFGKQCSRVDGIGELLWEEPLVWAYAADQTPESAAALPLALFPEPCIYRESAIAALGKTERPWRIVFESGSMAGCLSAALSGFAVTVIARSQLREGLRELGPDGQWPALPAARFYAFAREETPAVAALIDAARRIGRQRQFGGKPYLRRSFY